The nucleotide window TCTCTCAGCCTTGAGAAATGTTATCCTTCCTGAGATTTGAAGGAATGCTTGCATGaaaactgaagtgaaaacatgtctGATTACGCCTGTTGGTCCAGCGTGCTTCTCCCTCTGGAAGGAAAAGAGCAGCTCAGAGGTGAAAGGCGCtgttgtgtgtgcgtctctgtcCGTGTACGCGAGGGCAGCTTTCCTGTGAACACGCTGGTTTAAGTTTTTGTTTCCTGCAAGTAGGGAAAGGAATGTGAAAAGAGGTGGAGCAACAACAAGCAACAAAGTTCATAGAACGCAGGACTCTTCCTCTTTTAGACTTCGGGGTCTTCTTAGAGAGACAGAAGTCGGTTGCCCCTGACTTTAATCCACATTTGTTTTGAGATTGAATGACATTAGTTTAACTTAAAAACTGTGTCTCAGCATGCCCACAACCTTAATTGAGGAGGAGTGTCACTATGAGACTGTCCAGCAACCTCTGCAAGTGTTTAACTGATTTGCTTGAGGCTTTTGTTGGACTGTCCTGCCACGCAAACTAAAACCAGTTTGGGCACCTATGAGACAAATTTGACTCCGCTACCGGCACACAGATCCATAACTCAACGCTGGTCACATGGTGGTTTGAGACATTGTGTTCTGTTTCTACACTGATTCCCTGACAATACAAACAGGTTTTCAGTTCACCTTTTCAAAGTGGAAACAGTTGTGACAGACATCAGGTCATCAGAAAGGgaccaaagtaacaaaaaacatcCTCATCATTCCCAGTACAGCTAAacactttcacaataaaatgtttaaaacagaCAAGACCATATATAACGTACTACAGTATGTTATGCATTTTATTGAGTTGCCCAGAGAGGTAAAGGTGCGTTTCATTTGGTCACCCCTCAGTGGTGTCGTATCCCCTTTGGCTCCTCTAGTTGCAATAACTTCCAGgtaaacacaggaaacaccagatgattagtcagagaggaaggaagtcaGTGAGCTAGCCAGCCACTCCGTGATGGAGCGTTCATCTGCAATGGTTGTCGCTCAACAACCAAGTCCAAGTAGCCCTCTCTGGGAGCAAACCTGTGGTGACACTACATGACAGATATCTGTCAGTGAACACATGACAGCCAGCATTCCTTTTAATTACACACAGACGAACTCATGCGCTTCCCCGTCACACCCATTTCAGCTCTTTTCTCCACGTTATTTGTGGCTCTGTTAAACAAGCTTTGAGTGTTTGTTGATTGAGTGAGGAATTCACGTATTCTCCAGCAAGTGCAAACCCATGCTCAATCCTCACAGTGGCAGGGGCTcttcaaacagaaaaacaaacagaagcaaacGTATGATAGATGATCTTAAGCAGCACCACAGTTCTCAGCTGCCTGTCGAAAAGCTCACTGATTAGTGTCGTTTGCTCTGGTCAGATAAGCTGCAAATGTTGAACTAATGCCCAAGTAAAGACTGTTATCTGGTATTTGTGCTGTTTATACAGAATATTTACCATGAAAATGTGATACAAAACAAGTGGAACCCACAAGGGATGTTACTGTATGACACAGTCTAGTATTGGCTGTTGATTTGCTCTCTCATGAGTGCTTCCAGTCTGCACTCTGGTTAATAAGTAGCTTATTGGCTCTGCTGTCCTCGCAGGCAAACGCAGGATGATCCACAGTAAACACACGCTTACGCAGAGCAGCTGCTATGAGCTGGTCGCACACAGATCATTATAAGGTGAAGGGTTGAAGCCCAGACTTGGCTGAGACGTCTGATCTCAAATGGAGAGAAGATGTTGAAAACAGGAAGCACTTTTATGTTTTCTTATATACATTTGtgtaacttttgtttttgttttgaaccTGTCATCTGGTTTTGTCCCGTGGAGAAACGAATTCAGTTAAGTGGAAGAATAAACTAATATCACTGTCTTTCTTCCAGGTTACCCAGGCTCTCCTAACCAGGCACCCTACCCCATGCCTCAGCATGGCGGCCAAGCCGTAGCCCCGTATCCATCGGCTCCAGGAGGGTACGGAGACCCCAGTCAAGCCCCTCCACCGGGCTTCAACATGGGCTACAATCAGGGCCAGCCTCCTGTCATGTATCAGCCTGGTCCGGTGGGCTCAGGCCCAGTCCCAGGACAGGAGTATGGTGGCCATCCGGGAGCAATCGCCCCGGCCCCAGCTGCGATGCCGGCTGCAGCTGCCATTGGGGTACCACCAGGGCTCGAGTACCTCGTCCAGGTAGGACAGAGAAATCAAAGAGAAATCTGCAACAGCTTTGTATCTTCTGATTGCTTAAGATAAGAAAGGGGTCAGCCCACGAAGTTAGGTCATTTCAAATGCAGTTCCACCTTACAACAAAGTTCCTTACATTTCCTTACAAGTGTCTTTATCTTGAAGGAAGATGGATTATTCATCTACCACTCTTTCAGCTTGCTCACTTATTGTTTCAGAGAGAATAACGATAAGAAGCTGCCTTGAAAAGACACTGTCAGTGGGTGTGTACTGGTCCATAGGTTATATTGACATGCCTGAATTGCTTTTCCACACTCTGAAGTCCCTCATTGTGCATCGATCACATGCCTTTACGTGAAATGAAACgttgtgtgaaaacagccataACATAGAAAGATTCAAGTAGTTACATTTACTTCTGTCCCTGTAATTGATGTatgatttatttactttttaattgATTGCGGTTCTCTAGAGCTGAAATTAAATCCATTCCAGAGTCAAAGTGTCTGCTTTGCATCAGTGGATAATCAGTAATAATGTGGCTTCCCATTCAAAACAGTGTAATATGATCTCAGCCATCACAGCCTTGAACTCGTAAAGATCACGTCCTACATTGTTTTCCTTAAATACTGTAACTCAGCTGGTCTTCTTTGTGTAAGCAGTTCAAACAGAGACTTAAACTCGCTTGCACAGAAAACAACTCTTCATGTGCTCCGACTGAAAAGCAGCTGGCGTCAAGTTTATCAGCACATTTATGAAAATTCATCGAGCAAATTGCTTTGCATTGCAAACAAGTGTGAATTccccttctgtctctgttttgtgtctttctctcatGATCTTAGATTGACCAGATCCTGATCCACCAAAAAGTTGAGCTTCTAGAAGGTAAGGCATGTTCATCCACTGCTATTTACACTTCCCACCTTGTAAGCAGCGAATAACCAGCAGCAGTTTTTGCTGCAGCCCAACATAAATCATAATGATAAATTGACGTCCGTCCTTGGAATTCTTTGCGTATCTGCTCTTTGTTATTCACCGTTTCCTCCCTTCCAACCCCGCCCCAGCATTCATCGGGTTTGAGACCAACAACCAGTACGACATAAAGAACAGTCTGGGCCAAAAGATCTACAAGGCCAAAGAGAAGAACGACTGCTGCACGAGGAACTGCTGCGGCTCGCTGCGCAGCTTCGACATGAAGATCAAGGACAACATGGACAGGGAGGTCATCCGTCTCATAAGGCCTTTCCGCTgcgcctcctgctgctgtccctGCTGCCTGCAAGAGGTCACTAGGTTTTAATAGCCTCATACTATATTGATGTACTACACCAAGTAGTTTCTTAACACTCTGTTGTCTTATCGTGTTTGCCTAGGGTGATGCCACCTATTAATGTTGAAATTTAACCACAGTGGTTGTCTGTGATGAAGCGATAACTGTTACTTCCTAAAGccagacaggagacagaacacccacctcttctcctccatcatgACCGTCATCAGCCTTCCTTTTCCTTACTCATCTGAAAAGTCCAAAACATATAATTTGTTTAAGCTAAGTGTACAGAGATTTACAGCTTTCCCCTCCAGCCAAGCATTCAAGCTTTTGCTAATTTGGCTGCTTTCATTTAGACGAGAGAAGGTATTTGCTCCTATTAGCATAAAAATCTGCAGCCTCACGGCGCTCAGTGGCTCATTCTTACAGGCTTCTATCTTTCCTCACGTTGCCTTGTGTTACTGTTGAGTTGCTGAGTGGCACTTCAATGGCTTTGTGCTCCAGTCTGCTCAGGCAGGGGTTTGTTAGGTCTATGAATGGTCCTTTGTCTATCCAAACTATCTCCTAGACTGCCcccttccccccccccccatcctccaccgCTG belongs to Chaetodon trifascialis isolate fChaTrf1 chromosome 23, fChaTrf1.hap1, whole genome shotgun sequence and includes:
- the LOC139351248 gene encoding phospholipid scramblase 2-like; its protein translation is MSAPGYPGSPNQAPYPMPQHGGQAVAPYPSAPGGYGDPSQAPPPGFNMGYNQGQPPVMYQPGPVGSGPVPGQEYGGHPGAIAPAPAAMPAAAAIGVPPGLEYLVQIDQILIHQKVELLEAFIGFETNNQYDIKNSLGQKIYKAKEKNDCCTRNCCGSLRSFDMKIKDNMDREVIRLIRPFRCASCCCPCCLQEMEVQAPPGTTIGYIKQDWHPFLPRFSIQGANKETVMKLEGPCFACNCCGDVNFELKSKDGKKPIGRISKQWSGLLKEVFTDTDNFGIQFPLDMDVKMKAVLMGACFLIDFMFFEKVGEANQRSTVFS